From the Brassica napus cultivar Da-Ae chromosome A8, Da-Ae, whole genome shotgun sequence genome, one window contains:
- the LOC106413269 gene encoding neuromodulin-like, giving the protein MCNVAKNSARREERKSGSVREEEERRREKKEAAAKRKAAVKKKKEAAAKRKVAVKKKKNVAKRSETTEKKRKRDSGLDGGSSSNPTKRARNRVRETAASPLEHQGVHSPTPAAELPSQGNSKGTPRPVIPSQPQKSPTPTHAASEAENPQQPRVTSGSSTKSPSHRVDKQDGEEIGSNNRDSNALEVAVDNDAPRTVERDDMTVEADKPAGFFFKRSDYGKGCKFS; this is encoded by the exons ATGTGCAATGTCGCCAAAAACTCGGCTCGccgagaagaaagaaaaagcgGGAGCgtcagagaagaagaagaacgccGGCGTGAAAAAAAAGAAGCGGCAGCGAAAAGGAAAGCTGCcgttaagaaaaagaaagaagcgGCAGCGAAAAGGAAAGTCGCcgttaagaaaaagaaaaatgtggCGAAGAGGAGTGAGACcacagagaagaagaggaagcgaGACAGTGGTCTGGATGGTGGGTCCTCGTCTAATCCAACCAAGAGGGCTCGAAACCGTGTGAGAGAAACCGCAGCATCTCCACTGGAACATCAAGGCGTTCATTCCCCCACACCAGCAGCAGAATTGCCTTCTCAGGGCAATAGTAAGGGTACACCACGCCCAGTGATTCCGAGTCAGCCACAAAAATCGCCAACACCAACTCATGCAGCGAGTGAGGCCGAGAATCCACAACAACCTCGAGTAACCTCAGGCTCTTCCACAAAGAGTCCTTCACATCGTGTAGACAAGCAGGACGGTGAGGAGATTGGATCTAACAATAGAGATTCAAACGCACTCGAGGTTGCCGTTGATAATGACGCGCCAAGAACG GTTGAGAGGGATGATATGACCGTAGAAGCTGACAAACCTGCTGGTTTTTTCTTCAAACGGAGCGACTATGGAAAGGGTTGCAAGTTCTCCTAG
- the LOC106399701 gene encoding glycine-rich RNA-binding protein 2, mitochondrial, with the protein MAFCKSLGGLLRQGAVSQTGNVPVQSMLGSLRYMSTKLFVGGLSWGTDDQSLREAFSNFGEVIDSKVIVDRETGRSRGFGFVNFSDETAANAAISEMDGKELNGRNIRVNVANDRPSAPRAYGGGGGYGGGGGYGGGGGGYGGGGDGGGY; encoded by the exons ATGGCTTTCTGCAAAAGTCTCGGTGGTCTATTGAGGCAAGGTGCGGTTTCTCAGACAGGGAATGTTCCCGTTCAGTCTATGCTCGGTTCTCTCCGGTACATGTCTACCAAGCTCTTTGTCGGTG GTCTCTCATGGGGAACTGATGACCAGTCATTGAGGGAGGCTTTCTCCAACTTCGGTGAAGTGATCGATT CTAAGGTCATTGTTGATAGGGAAACCGGAAGGTCAAGGGGGTTTGGATTTGTCAATTTCTCTGATGAGACTGCTGCTAATGCCGCAATTTCAGAGATGGACGGAAAG GAACTGAATGGACGCAACATCCGAGTGAATGTTGCTAACGATAGACCAAGTGCTCCCCGGGCTTATGGGGGTGGTGGCGGCTACGGAGGTGGTGGCGGCTacggtggaggtggtggtggctATGGAGGAGGTGGTGATGGAGGCGGTTACTAA